In a genomic window of Styela clava chromosome 7, kaStyClav1.hap1.2, whole genome shotgun sequence:
- the LOC120328540 gene encoding putative oxidoreductase YrbE, whose protein sequence is MGSFAGNRVSLALFGLGRMGLIHFENLQKNPNVRLKYLVDLDQEKANNLKDFHHLDETKVILPQDDHFVFEDPNVDGIIICTPTDTHVHIAMAAIKAGKGVLCEKPLAMTIESTLECYREATKGNIPLLCAFNRRFDPQIRDMYKKRDIIGQVQSIKTCSRDSPRPPMSYIKISGGMFHDCAVHDLDLIRWMIGEEPISVYTAAHAHIPEIAALGDVDTIFIVLKFPSGVIAHIDLSRDCKYGYHQTCEMFGENGNLMSDNPFKSAVHFAGVGGTVNDVIHHSFKQRYSEAYQEEIAHFVALLTGQVDKCCVSPNDTLRATFLAQAAEDSWKSGEVVDLKEHFQKIFKNNSNDPLLW, encoded by the exons ATGGGGTCATTTGCTGGTAATAGAGTGTCTCTTGCTCTGTTTGGGCTTGGAAGAATGGGACTGATACATTTTGAAAATCTACAGAAGAATCCAAACG ttcGACTTAAATACTTGGTGGATCTCGACCAAGAAAAAGCCAATAACTTGAAGGATTTTCATCATCTTGATGAAACAAAAGTGATTCTTCCACAAGATGATCATTTTGTATTTGAGGATCCCAA TGTTGATGGAATTATAATATGCACGCCCACGGATACACATGTTCATATTGCTATGGCAGCAATAAAAGCAG GTAAAGGAGTTTTATGTGAGAAACCTTTGGCGATGACAATTGAATCAACTTTAGAATGCTACAGAGAAGCAACCAAGGGGAACATACCGCTTCTCTGCGCATTTAACCG ACGCTTTGATCCTCAAATTCGAGACATGTACAAGAAACGTGATATTATAGGACAAGTACAAAGCATAAAAACATGTTCGAGAGATTCTCCAAGACCACCAATGTCTTACATTAAGATTTCAG GTGGAATGTTCCATGACTGTGCTGTGCATGATTTAGATTTGATAAGGTGGATGATTGGTGAAGAACCAATTTCTGTATATACTGCTG CACACGCCCATATCCCAGAAATTGCTGCACTTGGAGACGTTGATACCATATTTATTGTACTTAAGTTTCCAAGCGGAGTGATCGCCCATATTGATTTATCAAGAGACTGCAAATACGGCTACCATCAGACTTGTGAG ATGTTTGGTGAAAATGGAAACCTAATGAGCGACAACCCATTCAAATCTGCAGTTCATTTTGCCGGTGTTGGAGGAACAGTTAATGATGTCATACATCATTCATTCAAGCAGAGATATTCAGAAGCATACCAGGAAGAAATTGCCCATTTTGTTGCATTGCTCACAG GTCAAGTAGACAAATGCTGTGTATCACCGAATGACACACTTCGAGCGACTTTCCTCGCACAAGCTGCTGAAGATTCCTGGAAGTCCGGAGAAGTTGTTGATTTGAAGGAacattttcagaaaatattcaaaaataattccaaTGATCCTTTGCTTTGGTAG